One genomic window of Methanobrevibacter gottschalkii DSM 11977 includes the following:
- a CDS encoding site-2 protease family protein produces MFKFTSSEIRDLIIAFIVISLSFAIVNGGRNPSAVLSILPIVMVGVGAGFILHELGHKFVSMKYGYWAEFKLWPQGLIFALVSSFLGFVFAAPGAVYTYANYMTDEINGKISIAGPVVNIILALIFLAICVAIYPSAFNSETSVLIFIICSVGYSINSFLAAFNLIPIGNLDGSKVLTWNAGIWTITIAIAGIMTVMSMTMGVETIVRIILGF; encoded by the coding sequence ATGTTTAAATTTACAAGTAGTGAAATAAGAGATTTAATAATTGCGTTTATCGTTATCTCTCTCAGTTTTGCAATAGTAAATGGTGGAAGAAACCCCTCTGCTGTGCTTAGCATTTTACCAATTGTTATGGTTGGTGTGGGAGCAGGTTTCATTCTGCACGAACTTGGGCATAAATTTGTCTCAATGAAATATGGATATTGGGCAGAATTTAAATTATGGCCTCAGGGATTGATATTTGCACTTGTTAGTTCATTTTTAGGATTCGTATTTGCAGCTCCAGGTGCAGTATATACTTATGCAAATTATATGACTGATGAGATTAATGGTAAAATATCCATTGCAGGACCTGTTGTCAACATTATTCTTGCATTAATATTTTTAGCAATATGTGTTGCAATTTATCCATCTGCATTTAACTCCGAAACATCAGTATTAATATTCATTATTTGTTCCGTAGGTTATTCAATCAACAGTTTTCTTGCGGCATTCAACTTAATACCAATTGGAAACTTAGATGGATCTAAAGTATTAACATGGAATGCTGGAATCTGGACTATTACAATTGCTATTGCCGGAATAATGACAGTGATGTCTATGACAATGGGTGTTGAAACCATAGTAAGAATTATTTTAGGATTTTAA
- a CDS encoding bile acid:sodium symporter family protein, whose translation MNLVFKFIEKYYCLILLFLVVIALIYPISFNWVLNSYGNLNILNLLLSIVLFTMGTTLKVDNFISVFKNPKEIIIGISSQYIIMPFLAFALASIFSLDAALTVGVILVGTVPGGTASDVITFLAKGDVALSVSLTAISTFLSPIVTPLITLVLIGNQIAFNPVDMFLSIVQIVIVPVILGLLLNYKFPSFCKILEEYLPGISAIVVCVIVAGIMGANKQAILTSSLVIMVVIITQYFLAMALGCLMGYLFGMKREHIITIAIELAFQNSGLSTSLAKTHFPNLLIATVPGALYSVWQNFAGSIIAYLLNSYFIEE comes from the coding sequence ATGAATTTGGTTTTTAAATTTATTGAAAAGTATTATTGTTTAATTCTTTTATTTTTAGTTGTCATTGCTTTAATTTATCCAATTTCATTTAATTGGGTTTTAAATAGCTATGGTAATCTTAATATTTTAAATTTGCTTTTAAGCATTGTTCTTTTCACTATGGGGACAACCCTTAAGGTGGATAATTTCATAAGTGTGTTTAAAAATCCTAAAGAAATTATTATTGGAATTTCATCTCAATATATTATAATGCCTTTTTTAGCATTTGCTCTTGCAAGTATTTTTTCCCTTGATGCAGCACTAACTGTTGGAGTTATCTTAGTTGGCACAGTTCCGGGGGGTACTGCTTCTGATGTAATAACATTTCTTGCAAAAGGAGATGTGGCATTATCAGTATCTTTAACAGCAATATCTACTTTTTTATCACCTATTGTAACTCCTTTGATAACTTTGGTGTTAATCGGCAATCAGATTGCTTTCAATCCGGTGGATATGTTTTTATCTATTGTTCAGATTGTAATTGTTCCTGTCATATTGGGATTATTGCTTAATTATAAATTCCCCTCATTTTGTAAAATTTTAGAGGAATATCTGCCGGGAATTTCAGCAATTGTAGTTTGTGTGATTGTTGCAGGGATAATGGGTGCAAATAAACAAGCTATTTTAACATCATCTCTTGTTATAATGGTAGTTATCATAACTCAATATTTCTTAGCAATGGCATTAGGTTGTTTGATGGGTTATTTATTTGGAATGAAAAGGGAACATATTATTACAATAGCTATTGAGCTTGCTTTTCAAAATTCTGGATTGTCAACCAGTCTTGCAAAAACTCATTTTCCAAATTTATTGATTGCAACTGTTCCTGGAGCATTATATTCTGTTTGGCAGAACTTTGCAGGTTCAATAATTGCTTATTTATTAAACAGTTATTTTATTGAAGAATAA
- a CDS encoding TfuA-related McrA-glycine thioamidation protein — protein MKIIIYTGLSIPFDEAKEILDSHDNIEVIYKKPIKRGDLGHDIKENPDIIAIIDGVFHQNSAVGHREILSVMKKGVKVYGSSSMGALRASELDTLGMEGVGYCYNEYASGNVTSDDDVAVMLDSDTLEAISVPLISMNYVFTNAVNENILTQEEKDELIRITKETYYPKRNYAQTLSKSGLNRDKKEKLINFIRTSEDIKKEDAKALLSHIKYVIE, from the coding sequence ATGAAAATCATAATTTATACAGGACTTTCAATTCCTTTTGATGAAGCAAAAGAAATTTTAGATTCACATGATAACATCGAGGTAATCTACAAAAAACCTATTAAAAGAGGAGATTTGGGTCATGACATTAAAGAGAATCCTGATATAATAGCAATAATAGATGGTGTATTTCACCAAAACTCTGCAGTAGGACATAGAGAAATTCTTAGTGTGATGAAAAAAGGAGTTAAAGTTTATGGTTCTTCCAGCATGGGTGCACTTAGAGCATCAGAACTTGACACACTCGGAATGGAGGGTGTGGGATACTGTTATAATGAATATGCAAGTGGAAATGTCACTTCAGATGATGATGTTGCAGTAATGCTTGACTCAGATACCTTAGAAGCCATTTCAGTTCCTTTAATTAGTATGAATTATGTTTTTACTAATGCTGTAAATGAAAATATCCTCACCCAAGAAGAAAAAGACGAGTTAATCAGAATTACAAAAGAAACTTATTATCCTAAAAGAAACTATGCTCAGACATTATCAAAATCTGGTCTGAATAGGGATAAAAAAGAAAAACTAATTAATTTTATTCGTACTTCAGAAGATATCAAAAAAGAAGATGCAAAAGCATTACTAAGCCATATTAAATATGTGATTGAATGA
- a CDS encoding CBS domain-containing protein has translation MLVKRTMSKNVVSVSVPGNRDKVLDLMRKEKKAVLPVVKGDTDILVGIVTRSDLINNPDEEQIAMLMSRDLITVSPGDDVIDAARKMMDNDVRRVPVVDDDGKLVGIITSFDLVSNALTKTEINDVVENYMITTVPTTWEKAPLNVAFESMNQFGLKSILALDDDAKLSGILTETDFISEIEIISERSEHSSTVGTEGDKWSWDSTSVLYIEKNHLKFTDKTVCDVAVGNVEVANSKTKVSDCAKKMKTLNIEQIPVIGVEGNLVGLVRASDLIKALVPQE, from the coding sequence ATGTTAGTTAAAAGAACAATGTCTAAAAATGTAGTTAGTGTTTCTGTTCCAGGTAACAGAGACAAAGTTTTAGACTTAATGAGGAAAGAAAAAAAAGCAGTATTGCCAGTTGTTAAAGGAGACACTGATATATTAGTAGGAATAGTTACTCGTTCCGATTTAATTAATAATCCTGATGAAGAACAAATTGCAATGTTAATGAGTAGAGATTTAATCACTGTAAGTCCTGGTGATGATGTAATTGATGCTGCTCGTAAAATGATGGATAATGATGTTAGAAGAGTTCCTGTAGTGGATGATGATGGAAAATTAGTTGGAATTATCACATCTTTCGATTTAGTATCTAATGCTTTAACTAAAACTGAAATTAATGATGTTGTTGAAAATTATATGATTACTACTGTTCCAACAACTTGGGAAAAGGCTCCATTAAATGTAGCATTTGAATCTATGAATCAATTTGGTCTAAAATCTATTTTAGCACTTGATGATGATGCTAAATTGTCTGGAATTTTAACTGAAACAGATTTCATTTCTGAAATTGAAATTATCTCTGAAAGAAGTGAACACAGTTCTACTGTGGGTACTGAAGGAGATAAATGGTCTTGGGACAGCACTTCAGTATTGTACATCGAGAAAAATCATTTAAAATTCACTGATAAAACTGTTTGTGATGTTGCTGTAGGTAATGTCGAAGTAGCTAATTCTAAAACTAAAGTTTCAGACTGCGCTAAAAAAATGAAAACCTTAAACATTGAACAAATTCCTGTTATTGGTGTTGAAGGTAATTTAGTTGGTCTTGTAAGGGCTAGTGATTTAATCAAAGCATTAGTTCCACAAGAATAG
- a CDS encoding amidohydrolase family protein translates to MFTIANGIILKGKDLVPTRENIVVDDGRIIEIGKGFLEGKIIDVDGSVVCPSFINGHMHIGDSIIKDEGYGLSLSEMVKPPNGVKHVALSDVSDDELIQAMKYSMWDMVYGGTTHFIDYREGGLKGVKLLRKASEDIPIKPIILGRDDSFYGDDPDLSKVKIAIRKLLKFADGIAPSGFGEITMDVAELISKECEKAGKISSIHVAESELNQIESLNACGLSEIEKGVINNFSQLVHLTNPKNEDLNSVSVSAQNVVVCPRANATLNVGIVPLNKMLDLGITPLLGTDNVMINSPNMLRELEFTLKIISVYYKKYIDPSNLLKMATTNICGFGINNVIDKSLITEDNLAEFNVFNSFSKNPYLNIINRCETKNILYRINRRTII, encoded by the coding sequence ATGTTTACTATAGCAAATGGAATCATATTGAAAGGTAAAGATTTGGTTCCTACTCGTGAAAATATTGTTGTTGATGATGGAAGAATCATTGAAATTGGAAAGGGATTCCTAGAGGGTAAAATTATTGATGTTGATGGGTCTGTAGTTTGTCCTTCTTTTATAAATGGCCATATGCATATTGGTGATTCTATTATTAAGGATGAGGGGTATGGTTTATCTTTAAGTGAAATGGTGAAACCTCCCAATGGGGTTAAACATGTTGCATTATCCGATGTTAGTGATGATGAATTGATACAGGCGATGAAATATTCAATGTGGGATATGGTTTATGGTGGAACAACACATTTCATTGATTATCGTGAAGGTGGATTAAAAGGTGTTAAACTTTTAAGAAAGGCATCTGAGGACATTCCCATAAAACCAATTATTTTAGGCCGTGACGATAGTTTTTATGGTGATGATCCAGATTTAAGCAAAGTTAAAATAGCTATTCGCAAACTTCTTAAATTTGCAGATGGCATTGCTCCAAGTGGTTTTGGAGAAATAACAATGGATGTTGCAGAACTTATTTCAAAGGAATGTGAAAAAGCAGGTAAAATTTCATCAATTCATGTTGCTGAATCTGAATTGAATCAAATTGAATCTCTTAATGCTTGCGGATTAAGTGAAATCGAAAAGGGAGTTATTAATAATTTTTCTCAGTTGGTACACCTTACTAATCCAAAAAATGAGGATTTAAATTCAGTTTCAGTATCTGCTCAAAATGTTGTTGTATGTCCAAGAGCAAATGCAACATTGAATGTGGGAATAGTTCCTTTAAATAAAATGCTTGATTTAGGAATAACACCCTTGCTTGGAACAGATAATGTAATGATTAATTCACCGAATATGCTTCGTGAATTGGAATTTACTTTAAAAATAATCTCTGTTTATTATAAAAAGTATATTGATCCTTCCAATCTTTTAAAAATGGCAACAACAAATATTTGCGGATTCGGAATTAACAATGTTATTGATAAATCACTAATAACTGAAGATAATTTAGCTGAATTTAATGTATTCAATTCTTTTTCCAAAAATCCTTACCTTAATATAATAAATCGTTGTGAAACGAAAAATATATTATATAGGATTAATAGAAGAACAATCATATAA
- a CDS encoding TMEM175 family protein: METERFEALFDAILAIIITMIVLEIPLASTGSWEALFDLKYEFLIYAVSFIVCFNFWNYNNNIFHLVNKIDYKVIWTMAITLFVFSFLPYLTSFVGENFYLFLPQFLYGLSFIITAILSMIIGNFLKQADPGNIALHIALSKHYPMYATIITVSIGMIIGYFIYPPAIIACCLLSILGVWFIPRIIFHMK; encoded by the coding sequence ATGGAAACTGAAAGATTTGAAGCATTATTTGATGCAATTTTAGCAATTATAATTACAATGATTGTTTTGGAAATTCCCCTTGCAAGCACAGGCAGTTGGGAAGCTCTTTTTGATTTAAAATATGAGTTTCTGATTTATGCAGTCAGTTTTATAGTATGTTTTAACTTTTGGAATTACAACAATAATATATTCCATCTTGTAAATAAGATAGATTATAAAGTTATTTGGACAATGGCAATTACATTATTTGTATTTTCATTTTTACCATATCTTACCTCATTTGTTGGTGAAAACTTCTATTTATTCCTACCACAATTTTTGTATGGTTTGAGCTTTATCATCACTGCAATCCTTTCAATGATAATTGGTAACTTCCTAAAACAAGCAGATCCTGGAAATATTGCATTGCATATTGCATTAAGTAAGCACTATCCGATGTATGCAACTATAATCACAGTTTCAATTGGAATGATTATTGGTTATTTCATATATCCTCCAGCAATTATTGCATGTTGTTTACTTTCCATTTTAGGAGTATGGTTCATACCAAGAATTATATTCCACATGAAATAG
- a CDS encoding class III signal peptide-containing protein — protein MDDSAQTSAEFILLFGGIFVVVLLVIYMYNNYMDDLGGEIKSKEVNEFNNQLNALKVYFK, from the coding sequence ATGGATGATAGTGCTCAAACATCAGCGGAGTTCATTTTACTTTTTGGAGGAATATTTGTAGTGGTTTTACTGGTTATTTATATGTATAATAATTATATGGATGATTTGGGTGGTGAAATTAAGTCAAAAGAAGTTAATGAATTCAATAATCAATTAAATGCTCTTAAGGTTTATTTCAAATAG
- a CDS encoding type II secretion system F family protein — protein MKFNIINNLTLFLDNNVPEKYLFKINEFLLSGSISTEASKVLSIIIIFILVTEIFLVIALTLFNLPFSILIFPFFIIPIIFTYIIVQQEKRAQEIEHTAPDFLRQLSSMLQVGLSFENAMEDMSHYSSGPLYDEIRRAIIEIRMGQNFDDAWRAMSKRLKSKELERIFGIILDGRKSGSSISTVLLDVSNDLRDLMALKRERKSAVMMSVMFLLISAIVATPFAMGMVSVYSNFMQSYGMESEMIISAPLVGEMYLIIHSFLVGFIISVIMYGEVKTGLKFSLPLVAASFGIFYIISTFGGTLFMGGF, from the coding sequence ATGAAATTTAATATAATCAATAATTTAACTTTATTTTTAGACAATAATGTTCCTGAGAAATATTTATTTAAAATAAATGAATTTTTGCTGAGTGGGTCTATTTCTACAGAAGCAAGTAAAGTTTTATCTATAATTATAATTTTCATTCTTGTAACAGAAATTTTTCTAGTAATTGCATTAACTCTCTTTAATTTGCCATTTTCAATATTAATATTCCCATTTTTCATAATTCCTATAATTTTTACATATATTATTGTCCAACAAGAAAAAAGAGCTCAAGAAATTGAGCATACTGCACCAGATTTTTTAAGACAACTTTCCAGCATGCTTCAGGTGGGTTTAAGCTTTGAAAATGCAATGGAGGACATGTCCCATTATTCTAGTGGACCACTTTATGATGAAATCAGAAGGGCAATAATTGAAATTCGGATGGGTCAAAATTTTGATGATGCATGGCGTGCAATGTCTAAGCGATTAAAATCAAAAGAGTTAGAGCGAATTTTTGGTATTATATTGGATGGTAGGAAAAGTGGATCAAGTATTTCAACAGTATTACTCGATGTTTCAAATGATTTAAGGGATTTAATGGCACTTAAACGTGAGAGAAAATCAGCTGTTATGATGTCAGTCATGTTTTTATTAATCTCGGCAATTGTTGCAACTCCATTTGCAATGGGTATGGTTAGTGTTTATTCTAATTTTATGCAAAGCTATGGAATGGAATCTGAAATGATTATTTCCGCCCCATTAGTTGGTGAAATGTATCTTATAATTCATTCTTTTTTGGTTGGATTCATAATAAGTGTTATAATGTATGGTGAGGTAAAAACGGGACTTAAGTTTTCCCTGCCTCTTGTAGCAGCATCTTTCGGAATATTTTATATAATTTCCACATTTGGCGGAACACTGTTTATGGGGGGTTTTTAA
- a CDS encoding DUF2089 domain-containing protein: protein MYRVKYNNKDYGEFKKLSDALYERDALFFCNFDYDLLVECDLENKYENMVLPPFPEKRPKGRIKGTKVNKKEREGEILFNHKIKKFYIQKGDETIGQYDTMTEAFYYKKILMANKWDKNILKTNITKKIEVNIIIDPAVEYEVQLNFCPKCKNRLKIGETECPSCGINIEEYLFNR, encoded by the coding sequence GTGTATAGAGTTAAGTACAACAATAAAGATTATGGGGAGTTTAAAAAATTATCTGACGCATTATATGAAAGAGATGCATTATTTTTTTGTAATTTTGATTATGATCTGCTTGTTGAATGTGATCTTGAAAACAAGTATGAAAATATGGTTCTACCACCATTCCCTGAAAAAAGACCAAAAGGTAGAATTAAAGGAACCAAAGTTAATAAAAAAGAAAGAGAAGGAGAAATTCTCTTCAACCACAAAATTAAAAAATTCTACATTCAAAAAGGCGATGAAACAATTGGCCAATATGATACAATGACCGAAGCTTTTTACTACAAAAAGATATTAATGGCCAACAAGTGGGATAAAAATATTTTAAAAACAAATATCACTAAAAAAATTGAAGTTAATATAATTATTGATCCAGCAGTTGAATATGAAGTACAGTTAAACTTTTGCCCTAAATGTAAAAATAGATTAAAAATTGGAGAGACCGAATGTCCTTCCTGCGGAATCAATATCGAAGAATATTTATTTAATAGATAA
- a CDS encoding aminopeptidase P family protein, giving the protein MNLHLNNILKDIKKDGVQAYLLTQFTNIEYISGYKPTSFAFCILKENPIIYVSGMDMEIANRDSTIEVKQYESYDLMIKELKEEGIKNLAIEPTLPYSTYARFKDDFEISDKSYVDKQRMIKTPSEIEKITKATEIAQKSFLQLDILNNNGTEREVAFNLVRYMIDNGASKESFETIVTSGANSSLPHAIPEAKKLERPILIDWGAIFKGYCSDNTRTIVYAESQQEIWDIVAEAHDKAIKSVKVGMKCCEVDKVARDIIAEYGYGDNYIHSTGHSLGLNIHETPGFSARDETVIEKGMVITVEPGIYLEGKFGVRLEDTVIISKKANVIGDLPLNIE; this is encoded by the coding sequence ATGAACTTACATTTAAATAATATTCTAAAAGACATTAAAAAAGACGGTGTTCAAGCTTATTTACTTACACAATTTACAAATATCGAATATATTTCAGGATATAAACCGACCAGTTTTGCTTTTTGTATACTTAAAGAAAATCCAATCATTTATGTGTCTGGAATGGATATGGAAATTGCAAATCGCGATTCAACAATCGAAGTTAAACAATATGAATCCTATGATTTAATGATAAAAGAGCTAAAAGAAGAAGGAATTAAAAATCTTGCAATTGAACCAACACTACCTTACAGTACTTATGCCCGTTTTAAGGATGATTTTGAAATATCTGATAAATCATATGTTGATAAGCAACGTATGATTAAAACACCTTCTGAAATTGAAAAAATCACAAAAGCCACAGAAATAGCTCAAAAATCATTTTTACAATTAGATATTTTAAATAATAATGGAACAGAAAGGGAAGTGGCTTTTAATCTTGTTCGTTACATGATTGATAATGGAGCTTCAAAAGAATCATTTGAAACAATTGTAACAAGTGGAGCTAATTCAAGCCTTCCCCATGCGATTCCTGAAGCTAAAAAATTGGAAAGGCCAATTTTAATTGATTGGGGAGCTATTTTTAAGGGATATTGTTCTGATAATACTCGTACAATTGTATATGCTGAAAGCCAGCAAGAAATTTGGGATATTGTTGCAGAAGCTCATGATAAGGCAATAAAATCTGTTAAAGTGGGTATGAAATGTTGTGAAGTTGATAAAGTTGCTAGGGATATTATTGCTGAATATGGTTATGGTGATAATTATATTCACTCAACAGGCCATAGCTTGGGGTTAAATATTCATGAGACTCCAGGTTTTTCCGCTCGTGATGAAACTGTCATTGAAAAAGGTATGGTAATAACAGTCGAACCGGGAATATATTTGGAAGGGAAATTTGGAGTTAGACTTGAAGATACTGTGATCATTTCTAAAAAAGCAAATGTTATTGGCGATTTGCCACTTAATATTGAATAA
- a CDS encoding 7-cyano-7-deazaguanine synthase, giving the protein MRLEDKINIVRNILKDKNVAIGFSGGSDSTLIIYLASMFAKNTLAVTIDNHLMPTEFIEHAKRVTSSLGVKHEIIDIDFYKDPDFLKNTPKRCYTCRNLMYGEIKKVANENGFDYICDGNNISDLVDNRPGILITYANEFKTPLIEAKLTSKEIHEYLDKNNIPYSKSTTCLATRIKTNTPITKEKIENISYCEDYILSNTECETVKVRDLGSICMCEVDKIDEIINENKFKQINDELKKQGYEKVSLNLSEIKNNGEIILNYIDGSFSYKLPFTINIADTKKQLKNKIICQTKEKIEIENIDIFDTGLIKGNNFKNYEDALNKFMHVLTKLRRNI; this is encoded by the coding sequence ATGAGATTAGAAGATAAAATCAATATCGTTAGGAATATCTTAAAAGATAAGAATGTGGCTATCGGTTTTTCAGGGGGAAGTGATTCTACATTAATTATTTATTTAGCTTCAATGTTTGCAAAAAATACGTTAGCCGTAACAATAGATAATCATCTGATGCCGACTGAATTTATTGAACATGCAAAAAGAGTAACATCCTCCTTAGGAGTTAAACATGAAATTATTGACATAGATTTCTATAAAGACCCTGATTTTTTAAAAAATACTCCTAAAAGATGTTATACCTGCCGTAATTTGATGTATGGAGAAATTAAAAAAGTTGCAAATGAAAATGGATTTGATTATATTTGTGATGGCAATAACATTAGTGATCTAGTCGATAATCGTCCGGGAATTTTAATTACTTATGCTAATGAATTTAAAACACCATTAATTGAAGCAAAATTAACTTCAAAAGAAATTCATGAATACTTAGATAAAAACAATATTCCTTATTCAAAATCTACTACTTGTCTTGCAACAAGAATTAAAACTAACACCCCAATAACTAAAGAAAAAATTGAAAATATTAGTTATTGTGAAGATTATATTTTATCAAATACTGAGTGCGAAACTGTAAAAGTTAGAGATCTTGGAAGCATTTGTATGTGTGAAGTTGACAAGATTGATGAAATTATTAATGAAAATAAATTTAAACAGATTAATGATGAATTAAAAAAACAAGGATATGAAAAAGTATCATTAAACTTATCAGAAATTAAAAATAATGGAGAGATTATTCTTAATTATATTGATGGTTCATTTTCATATAAACTTCCATTCACAATCAACATTGCCGATACAAAAAAACAATTAAAAAATAAAATTATTTGCCAAACAAAAGAAAAAATAGAAATAGAAAATATTGATATTTTTGATACGGGATTAATAAAAGGAAATAATTTTAAGAACTATGAAGATGCATTAAATAAATTTATGCATGTTCTAACCAAATTGAGAAGGAACATTTAG
- a CDS encoding YcaO-related McrA-glycine thioamidation protein, which produces MTEKLTYFEGTHRVIAPKKTIEINENKLRIAGITRIADITDLDRIGMPVFTAIRPTAEDGAISIYGGKGISKDHAKASAMMEGFERYSAEKQEADETLIATTSAITQKGKYANPKTLNLPQKYEKEDISKIPLEWNIATDLISGEEYYVPSNAVFHPYNHENNVQSLFKSNTNGLASGNILDEAILHGIFEVIERDAWSIFELTHKNYSQIKLDSIESELINTIINKFESNGIKIKLMDFTADIKIPTIAASADDTITKDAGLLTLGMGTHLDPEVAVLRALTEVAQSRATQINGAREDTVRADFAREAGYERMKRINKYYFREEEKQINFQDIENKSTTSINADLDIVKKELIANDIKQILYTNLTRPELNVSVVRVIIPEMEIYALDPTRAGYRFLRV; this is translated from the coding sequence ATGACAGAGAAGCTCACATATTTCGAAGGAACACACAGAGTTATTGCACCGAAAAAAACAATTGAAATTAACGAAAATAAGTTAAGGATTGCTGGAATTACACGTATTGCAGACATTACTGATTTAGATAGGATAGGAATGCCTGTTTTCACTGCAATTAGACCAACTGCAGAAGATGGAGCAATTAGCATTTATGGTGGAAAAGGAATCTCAAAAGACCATGCAAAAGCTTCAGCTATGATGGAAGGTTTTGAGAGATATTCCGCTGAAAAACAAGAAGCTGATGAAACATTAATTGCAACAACCAGTGCAATTACTCAGAAAGGAAAATATGCCAATCCTAAAACATTAAATCTGCCTCAAAAATATGAAAAAGAGGATATTAGTAAAATACCTCTTGAATGGAATATAGCAACTGATTTAATTTCGGGTGAGGAATATTATGTTCCTTCAAATGCAGTATTCCACCCTTATAATCATGAAAATAATGTTCAAAGTTTATTTAAATCAAACACCAATGGCCTTGCATCCGGAAATATTTTAGATGAAGCCATTTTGCATGGAATCTTTGAAGTAATTGAGAGAGATGCATGGAGTATTTTTGAGTTAACTCATAAAAATTATTCGCAAATTAAATTAGATAGCATTGAAAGTGAATTAATTAACACAATAATTAATAAATTCGAGTCTAATGGAATTAAAATTAAATTAATGGATTTTACAGCAGACATTAAAATTCCAACAATAGCCGCTTCAGCAGATGACACCATTACAAAAGATGCAGGACTATTGACATTAGGCATGGGAACACATTTAGATCCTGAAGTTGCAGTCTTAAGGGCTTTAACAGAAGTTGCTCAAAGTAGAGCAACACAAATCAATGGTGCTCGTGAAGATACCGTAAGAGCAGATTTTGCACGTGAAGCAGGCTATGAAAGGATGAAAAGAATAAATAAATACTACTTCAGAGAGGAAGAAAAACAAATCAACTTCCAGGATATTGAAAATAAATCCACAACATCAATCAATGCCGATTTAGATATCGTGAAAAAAGAATTAATAGCTAATGACATTAAACAGATTTTATACACTAACTTAACAAGACCAGAACTTAATGTTAGTGTTGTAAGAGTAATAATTCCTGAAATGGAAATATATGCTCTTGATCCAACACGTGCAGGATACAGATTTTTAAGAGTATGA
- a CDS encoding universal stress protein: MYKKILVPTDGSEFAKKAQKHALFLAEISGAEIIAISVTENNFVNGLPLDDEVYQLNQILKERSEENLKEFDKLNENDLKITHIVREGSPAKVILEVAKEENIDLIVIGSSGKSGFDRFIMGSVADKVVNSAKCAVLVIH, translated from the coding sequence ATGTATAAAAAAATATTGGTCCCAACAGATGGATCAGAATTCGCAAAAAAAGCTCAAAAACATGCTTTATTCTTAGCAGAGATATCTGGGGCTGAGATAATTGCTATAAGTGTTACAGAGAATAATTTTGTTAACGGACTTCCATTAGATGATGAAGTATACCAGTTAAATCAAATCTTAAAAGAAAGATCTGAAGAAAATCTTAAAGAATTTGATAAATTAAATGAAAATGATTTGAAAATTACTCATATAGTTAGAGAAGGGTCACCTGCTAAAGTTATTCTTGAGGTGGCAAAAGAAGAAAATATTGATTTAATAGTAATAGGTAGTTCTGGTAAATCTGGATTCGATAGATTTATTATGGGTAGTGTAGCAGATAAAGTTGTTAATTCAGCTAAATGTGCAGTGCTTGTAATTCATTAA